The nucleotide window CGTGTGGTGGTGCAGGCGACCTGCACGGCAACCTGGGCGCGCTGCTGACGATGGAGAGCGCGCTGTGGCCGGCGGGGTCGGCGCTGTCGGCGGCGCGGCTGCTGTTCCTGGGCGACTACGTGGACCGCGGCGCGCACGGCACGGAGCTCATGGCCTACCTGCTGGCCGCCAAGCTGCAGCGCCCCGACGCCGTGCTCATGGTGCGCGGCAACCACGAGACCAGGGACATACAGAAGATGTTCACTTTCTATAAGTATGATCTGTTATCCTTTTACAGAAACTGGAGACTCGccgtcagttgcagaaaggCCCATTAAAGtcaaagcttctttaaatctattccTGAGTCTTTGCTAACAAGATAAAAAATTAGTTAATACATTTCATGAAACTTTAATTTGAATGGGTCTTTCTGCAACTTACGGTCTGGTAAATCGATCAAATGACTCCATAAATGACTTCTTCTGTTTACTTTACAGCGAATGCCTGATAAAATACGGAGATCTCGAAGGCAATAAaatatggaatgcaataaacaatGTGTTCGACGTGCTCCCCTTGGCTGCCGTTATTGATGACAAAGTATGTTTTAGCGTTTTGGCAAATGGATTTTATTGGAAGTTTAGAAGAAAAGAATTGAGTTTACCTATTGGTGTAACCGCAGGTGTTCTGCTGTCACGGCGGCATCCCGCCTCCGTGGGTGTGTCCGCTGATATCTGCCATAGACAAGGTGCCGGTGCCTCTGACGCGGcccgccgagcagagctccatAGCCTGGGAACTGCTGTGGAATGATCCCATCAAGTTAGCATAATACTTTCAACTGCTTTTTTGGCATATCACTTCTAAATTGACTAGGCTGTCTTCTTACATAAATCAAAGGGAAAAAGATTCACggcgtaggtaggtaccatgtTACATGCAGTAAAAACACGTCTGAATGTCTCCAGGTCTAGTAGGAATTTCCGTCTCATTTAACTACCAGACAAAACGACATTTATAGAACCTAATCCTCGTTATCTGAAGGCCGAACAAAATGACGACGACCCTACAACTAGAACTGGCCTCCAACGAGGGCTTCGCTGCGAACACGAAGCGCGGCACGGGCCACGTGTTCGACCAGACAGCGCTCGACCGCTTCCTGCTCGCCAACCAGCTGTCACACGTGGTGCGGGCGCATGAACTGCACCAGAATGGATTCATGGTGATTGTTCGATTTCATCATCTTCCTGTATTGCTAGTTCGTAGTCACATCACTACTTAGTATAAAACAAacccgtgcgaagctggggcgggtcgctagtttgCTATAAAATTAGAATGTTGCCACATTGCTAAGCTCGTCacaactagggctgccatctcgaatttcgccaaacccggacaaacattaaagaaacccggacatttggcgtaaatcgcattttttccccgaacgagtacgatttttttttaacaatataatacctaatttgtaatccatttactattaacatatacttaaattcaatgaggtgcttctttACATGAAatgtgtccgggttttccccggacacttcttgaaaccccgcccggacggcccccggacggcttccaaacgaggacaaatccggggaaacccggacggatgccAGCCCTAGTCACAACCAACTTTTGCATGAAAGTTCATCATACTTTGCCTTTCTATTGCTGTTGAAACTCAGTGCCAACTCCGCGGGCGGCTGATATCGGTGTTCTCGTCGTACCACTACTGCGGCGGCACCAACGACTCGGGCGTGGCGCTGCTGGAGGGAGGCAAGCTGCGCCTCATGCGCGTCAACACCGACTGATGTCACCACCCGCCCCTGGGTCCCATCGACCTCATCAACTCAATACGTGAAGAATTTTGCCACTCAAAATTCATAAATACAGAATCCGTTTTATACgtggtatgtattttttttgttgtacatgaatgaaaacacaaaatgatttcaaattattttatttattccatcaCTTAGAAAACTTCGGATTACCTTTGCAGGCGAAACAAAAtatctaaattataattataatatgaattaagttatttatcttaACTATTCTTTTTATAATACAGAGAGATACTTAACGCTAGGACTAAAAACTTGCTTCCATGACAAAAAgacaaacaattttgttattttaattaatcaacCATAGCGGATTTAAGCAAACGtaaaaaaaacacgaaattaAGTTGCATTTATCAACTACAAAGAAAAAGCTTATAGGAATGAAAAATGTACAACGCTGTCGAATTCTCTTAGCGACACACGACGTCACACTGGGCGAGAGAAATGCTTTCCAATAACGCTCAACACAACCCGGCAAGGTGAATActtcttataaattattatcaaatcacTCATAGTCATCACActcaacattatatttattttaacattaattactATCTACATAATCTCTCATACATCCTCACGCATGCGTCGTATACTAAACATGGAAATCTTACGTTCATACGATTATCACaacattatttaatagataGACTTTGTTCCGGTTGCTTTTGCCTCTTTGTCATGGAATTAAATTAACATGAAGAGTGAACTGATGAATACATCGCAATCTACGATTGCTTTGTGAGTACTTTTGTATGTTCAATAGGTATTATTGGAGTGGACAAGCTTCTGTCAGATCATAAGcattattttgttgataaatGAAGAGCCctataaatatgaaattgagTAATGATGTTTGTGCACCTGaatatgtaattttaacttgtttttttgctcatttcgTCACACTCAAACAATACCTTATGATAATGGaattgaatttataaattatagtaacaaaaaatacattaattttgcCATCAGTGTTTAGACAAAACCGAAGTCATAGTTCTAAGTTATCCATATAACATCTGACCTTATAGTAACTGGGAATGAAAGGAAAAATTATGTACATTAAGCATTAATTTGTTATTGAGTTTACGCGAAACTTACTAGGCATCAAAgagtattaaattataatggGCTGAGGCGCGATAAAGTGATGATACATGTATTACATGtttaaaatgctttttatttcACACTTTCAATTTATATAACAATACACTGCAATGAAAATGATGGAGAAagtagtatttaaaataatttcgaaaGTAACGCGTAAACACGATGTCGAGACCATTCTACAGATGAAATGATATTCTACACATAAACTCAGATATCTAATATAACCAGTTTCTcacatacctataatataaaCAATCATTTCAGACTTGAAAACTGACAATATGTCCATTTGTATTAAAATCCATAAGTtagtgatatatttattttgtgttctaACATACGATGTTGTTTAAagacttttttatttagtagttatttgtttaatttgaggGACAATTTTGATTAGTAAAATTACGATTCATAAGAAAACATGAAACATTTCAGCAACTCTAGAATGAGATTAGTGATGTGACGTGGTCAACTAATTAATCTGTTATGTGACATAACAGCTcgcgaatattttattaaacacatAAGTTAtgttcaaattttatttacagtacTTCTACATGTAATATTTATGCGGACAATCAAACTGACtctatatacaatacatataataaaatttttaggATAGCATGCCGCGACCGTAATAGTAATATAGTTGGTATTACATGATTGAAAGATATCATAGGATGGTAAGCCATTCGTCAAATTAACAGATTTGAACATTTCAATAGAGATGAAAATTAcacttaggtacatatttctgggattttcaacaatattttaactACTTATTATGAAAGGTACAACTATTATTAGTATACGGTACAACGACAACAACAAGAATTAAGGAATGGAATACCATCCGCTGACTGAGTGAGAGCCAACTTCCTAACTTACATTGTATAGATTTCTTTTAAGGTGTTGTTATATTCCCCGTTCGGTTAATCTGGCGTTGCGGGCATGTTGGGTACAGAAAGTAAATAGATCACTAACGGCTGGTGTCGGCTAGAGCAGCAGGCGGCCCGTGAGTATCTCGAGCGCGGCCTTGCGGCGCAGGTACGGCATGTGCGCCTGCGAGAACGAGTAGGCCGCGCCGCGCGACGAGAACTCCGCGAACGTGCACGCGAACATGCCGCAGTCGCTGCCGTTCATCTGCTGCGGGATGTCCTGCACACAACatacaatcaattattatttatttcttatcatCAAAATACATGAAATTGGTAGTTCATTAAACACACATTCAATAAAGATCAAGCTAGTTTAACCGCAAGAAATCAGGCTTATAttattaggctgataaatcagaaTTTTTTGACcgtctaaaacaaaagacagcccccaacaCACCCGCCCTtaaccactttctatgtgtttttgctgagaagaagGGGCGTAACAAACACttcagcaacacatgtctgtctattaGGTAAGCTTGGAACACTCACTCTAAGACACTCAGTCTTCCAGCCGCTATCGTCGAAGGGCGTCCCCTTCTTGTCTTGGTGCTCGTCGCGCAGGTACTGCAGCAGCGCGTCGAGGCAGGGCTGGTTGCGGCCGCCCATGCTGTCGAGGTAGTGCACGCGGCGGCTGCGCATGTGCACCAGCGCCACGCACCAGTGCACGCCCAGGTGCACCGGCACCACCAGCAGGTCGTGCGCGAAGATGTCCACCTGGAATACGTACAAAACATTCTCACTTTTACTATTTGTAGCCACCTATCATGGCGCCATCGCCAGTGCCATGCGCAGAAACCAATAGGCATGATGACAGGGTTCAAAAATAacgattctaattagtccgcattttagaCCGGCTAAAAATATTAgacacataatttttattttaacaaaacattaaatatttattaagatcaGCTGGTGGTGGCGAGGATGATTATCGACACTCGCAGACTGCTCGGAATTTAGTTGCCGAAAGCAGTAATTACTGGTAACATGAAAAGAATGAAGAGAATAATAATAGCATTTATTCCACTACATTGGGGTCGCCTTCCACGCTCAGATTTTAATCTAacttgatttttaaattaatatacttactatCAACTGACAattccattttgtttttgtgttatttataaacattaaatgCAAAATATGTTCGCAAATGGCTTTCAAGTGTCACGCGAGCGACGTGAGCGTACCTAGATGCAAGATTCACTGACAAAAGTTTTCAATGGTACCTTTCTCGTCCACCTCCGGAGTCCAGCCTGTCCACTTTGCATGAGTTTAGGGTAGAAGAAGGTGTTGGTAGCGTACACTTTAGGCAAGTCCTTCCGCTCCTCACTCCTCTGCATCAGCAGGTTCATGTAGAAGTTGATCACTTCGTCGTTCAGCCAGTTTAGTCCTGACAGAGTTTGCAGGTCCCGCCTGGAATAAATAATTGTCATTGATTTCTTTCTATGTGTAACaagaaatgttaaaaaaaattttaccaggtaaattaaaaatgaatgatGCATGTGGTTTAGTTTTACTgcaaaagtgaatatgtattAACAAACCTGTGTATCCTCAAATTGAATTTCTCAACTAGGAGCTGTCCAGGAGGGCCCGGTCCCAGAGCTCTGTTCACCAACTTCTCTTGTTCAGGGGTGAGGGCGGGCAGCTCTACCGTGGGCTGTGGCTCCTCATAGATGCTCTCAGGTATGCTCAGCTCATACTTCAGCTTATGCTCCAATTGAGCTATCTTCTGCTCATTGTTCACTTTAGATATAATATCTGACTCTCGCCGTGCATCTTTGAGCTTGGCTTGTGTTTCCtgtttcttcttcttatattttGAATCTAATCTTGACAGCCAATCCCCGGAAGTGATAGCCTTGTCCCTGTATGAGTCTTTGAGTGTGTTTATTGGATCAATCTTCTGTGAAGATGTAGTGGATGACTCTGATGGAACTATCTCTACTTCTGAATCTGATGAGTTTATGGATGCTACTGTAATAGGATCATACTCCTTTGATGCATCACTGTCTCTACTGGCAACCAATCCTTTTTcaactaatttaatttcatttaaagcaTTCTTCTGTGTCCTCTGTGTACGACGGAATGATGCAGCATCTTCTGCTAGATTGACTATATCTAGAGATCTATTCACTGACAATGGTTTTATAGAAGTTTGAACCCGCCGAATAAGTTCCTGATAGTTTCTCTTTTCATCTAAATTAAACACTTCTGAGAGTGTAGACCTAGCATTTccatttaaaaatctatttcttgCAAATGAGGAGAGATTCGATGTAGTAGGTTTTGCAGTTTGCAACCACCGAGGAAGGGGGGTGGGAGCTTTTTTATATGATTTGGTGATTCCAGGAGGGGCTTTGAATTTGCTATATGTTCTGGGAGACAAATTCAGCATGCTTCGGTCATTAGGTTTTCGGCTTAACTTATAATATTTGGGTTCCTCTTCAGCTCTATCCGTGACATCCTGGCCGCTTTTGGCAAGAAAGTACTTGTAAGGTCTAGTAGGGGGTGGAGTGGTAACCCTCTTTACAAAGATTACATCATCTTCCTGATGATTGTGGTCAttttcgtcatcatcatccaaATCAATGTATACTGGAGTTGGCTTTTTTGATGTATTTTCTGGTTTAGATTCCAACCATGTTacctaaaaaagaaaatttatgtATAATTTGCAACTATTGTTAGGTTTAGAGCTACGTTAGAAAACATGGGCCACCTACTTCTTGTTCATCATTTTCATCATCTAAGACTGCATGAATATCATGTATGACAGGTCTGACCGGTGTGTGCTTCCTAGGCTTCCTCAAGGGTGTAGCCGGTCCATTTTCTGTCAGCCCGACCAATTTGATTGGCACGGTTCTGACGCGGCTCTTGTTAAGAGACTCATTAGGTGTGGAAGTGCTTGCATGACCCTCAATTTGTATTGGCACATATCTCACATTTTTGCTTTGTCTCTCATCTTTGCTCCATTcatctaaaacaataattaacaaaGACTTTTATTGGATGTgatcaaatacaaaatattgtgaTTAAATTGTTGTTCTTGAAGCTCAGTAAAGTGATAGTTGGATACTACACATGCAAGTAGATACTACAACTGGGTCTTTAGAAAGCAGAACATAATGTGAACCACAACAGAGAGGGGAAGCAACAAATAGGTTAGTTTACTACTATCCAGGCAATTTTAGCTATTTGGAGCTGAAGGAGGTACCATTTGCGGACATGATGTCTGGGAAGCTGGTCCTTTTCAGTTGTTTGAGTCTCTTGAGGGCCGGTGTTTCATCGTCGGACGATAAGTCATCGTCGGCCCTGGAAAACAATCAAAACGTGTACACCATGCcaatacattgtttttttcaGTCGCCAACGCGTTTACCCACTTCCAAAACTTGGACGCAACTTTAAGTGGTATCCtaaacattttgtattgtttcgTTAACGcaataagaattattttacatcGACTTTGCCGCCATAACTAGTGTTGTAAACATGTAATGTCATACCTGTCTCGTTTGAAGCTTGTTCTTATCGGCGGAGTTTCGTCACACCAACCTAAAAGACTACGAACGTAAGCCACTACGGACTTCATCtttagtaaaattatgtttCCATCACCtattttggttgttttttttatcacaaaacGCTAAAAACGCTACTCAACCTCAATAAAGACAACTGTGCAACACCACAGACAATAGGTTACAGTTACTAGTGATGTGACATGCTGACATTTAACTACAGTGCAAAACACTCCGATAGTATATTGTCTACGGCTGTTTTAGTCGATCATTTTACTGAGGGAGACGCCTGCAGTTAGTCCAGGTTTTATGGGTACAACGATGATGATTTACTGCTTATTGATTTACTTTATGCcttaaaatcaaacattttgaGATGTCAGACGACACATTATGGAGTGTAAAACTCTGTAATGTGGTTGTAGGAGGCGTAGTAATCGCATGTGCCTTATTAAAATCGTTTGGATATTACAAATACCCAGATGGCAAGAGTTCAACACCTTTGTCGGCCTTATTGCCACCTATGGCCAAGTGTAACACCAAAGGCGCCTCCTAAACGATAAAttggtcaaaaattaaattacaatattagGAACTATGCAAAGttgattaatataaaatttttgtaGTGGTGTagagttaatattaaaattttgattgcGACTAATTTACGATAACTCTATACTTATAAGTAAGGcgcacaatatttttttatgtgtccAAGGGCCATGTGAGATGATGGAAAGTATTGCTAATGGACCCCACGATTCCTTAGTGCCGTTCTGGCTGGACACCATCGCTTACATACACTAACTAATATCGTTAAATTCCTAGAAATCTCAATTTAAGAACCATTGTAGTCGCTTAcgaaagataaaattaatataaaaagagTACCTGCTTATCAAAGTACTCTAGAATAATTACTAATTTCCTGCTAGCTTCCAATTTTGCAGTCTTCTTGTAAAATCATGAAAACGTCtcagttaataataattgtgatCGCAATATGCGCCACTTCTAATCAAAGGCTTGTGTGTACTTGGGAACCATCCTATTTTTAGCACTGTGTTTATTTGATACTTGCACATCACATACTATTGTAACATTCTCGATTCGTGTCGAACAAGCTCCATCGTTCCTTCCTTTTGATCCAAGTAATGTAGCACTGTttatccttaaaaaaatatcttatcttATCTTTGATTATATATTGCATCGAAAAAAGTTActtctttttagtttgttttatttaaaccagGTATAAGATAAAGTAAGGATGTTGGAACCGATAATGCAAATACTGAACCAAAAATCTATAATATTAGCGAGTGCATCGCCAAGCCGAAAAGAACTAGTAAGGACTATTGTAAGtattactatttaatatttttggacaTTTTTTATAGCGTGTCGTCGTGGTCTTCCTgtccttatcctaattttatttggggatGCCGTCGTCGGCATAACgtaattttcttcttcttcttaattcTCTTATCTGCAATCAAATATTCTTTCCATCTAACTTGGCTCTTATTTACcattattgcataaaaaaaattgggatTGCACTGGATCATCACTGGATGCACTGAACTGTTTCTCCCACTGTGATGGCGGGATTAATCCAAAGCAGTGTGTGGCACATTagtttgcaaatattttgtgCGCAGGAGACTTCAGGAGTTCCACGCAGTGCATGCAtacttgtatataaaaaaaaggatTTTGAAAACTGCGCGTCCTGAAGTGATTCCATTGAGTTTCTCCAGAGGACCTTTTCTTTTGTTGAAAGTCGGTTGAAACTGGCGCCACAGGACATGCACGGAATAGTGATgtgatttttttcttgaatgAATGTTCCTTCTGAGTACTGGCAATTGCAACCTTGACAAGACAAATGACGTTGACGTTTTTAGCGATTTgaatttttaccaaaaaaaaagttcaaaaaacgtgctattgtttatgtttatgtcctatgtgtatgtaaaattaattataaaagcaTACAGCTTTAAGCAAATATGTTGCAACCGGTTATGcacattttgaaacaaaaaagtataattttagcTAGTGGATCACCGAGACGAAAAGAacttattgaaaatattgtaagtacagCCAGCTTACAGCTAACCTACTAACCAATGCAGGATTCTAGatcgaagatatattatttcttatttttttcaggGTCTCAAGGTTACACTATGCCCATCGTTATTTGAAGAGAACCTAGATCCAAAGAGTTTCAATAGTTTTTCTGAATTTGTAGAAGAAACTGCATTGCAAAAAGTTTTAGAGGTTGAGAAAAGACTTTTATCAGAGGGAAAGAGGCCTGATGTAGTTATAGGTGCCGATACAATGGTTACTTTGGGTAAAGAGATGTTTGGTAAACCTACTTCAGAAGCAGATGCATTTAACATGTTATCAcggtgattgttttttttttatcaaggactggatcaaataatataaattgcacacttaatatttacctactattaaaGACAAGCTGTTAACAGTGCGTCATGTTGCTGATTCTGAGCCATGAAACCTTTGAacatttgatgaaaaaaatcatCATTACATAATTTTGCAGCTTATCAGGCCGTGGCCACACAGTGTACACAGGAGTGGTGGTCAAGACACAACACAAAACTGTGAAATTCACTGAAAAAACCGATGTCTTCTTTGGCAATGTGGATGACAAGCAAATAAAGGGCTACATTGCTACTGGAGAACCTATGTAAGTTCCTTGTGtcttatttcttatttactaCTAGCTTTTTCTCACGGTTGATGAACTTCTTCCCTTACCTGGCTTAAATACAACCAGGCAtaatctagcttcccaacagtgaaagaatttttcaaatcgatccagtagaTTTCTGAAATACCTTCAAGGTACAAACAAGCAATGTCATTTTTcatctctataatattagttaagatAACATGTATAATAGACATAATATATCTCCCTAGAGATGTCAAAACCCATTTTTATAAATTGCTATTGACGAAGATGACTGACCATTCCCAATGTTATAAAAGAGCCAAAATTCAGAAAATGATAATCAAATTGAATTGATAAGCATTTTTGCAATATTGGGTGTGGTCAGTTATTTTTCCTGCAAGTACTATCTTTGATATGCTTTTATCAAACATtatcagttttataaaatatgttttcaggGACAAAGCCGGGGGCTATGGTATCCAAGGTGTGGGGGGTACATTTGTGGAACGAGTGGAGGGGGATTACTTCACTGTTGTTGGCCTCCCACTGTATAGGCTCAGCTCAGTACTATATGACATGTTCAAAGACCAAATATGATGtcatttatgtatgtttgttccaCTAGTACAATGATGCAATAGTTCAATATTAGTTATAaggaaataatataaagtgCTCTACAGTAtcagtaattataataatcaacAAATAGTATGTTGCAAGGTGATAACAGTAACAAATGAAGGTTTTAATAAGTGTCATTTAATCTATGAAAAGAGGAAGTATAGTTAACTATAAAAGGCTCTTGTATTATTCCACATGGGATTTTGAATTAGCTATGCCATTTATTATAACAGtatctatttttttgtaataataatacaatttgtaaTAGAATTATACAATTCCCTTATGCTGTGATGTGATTGTTTACCTATCAGAATATAAGTGTAACTTATACTAGttaatttgttatgttttacttacaatgacttaataaatgttgtttttcaatatattttaaaaacttttttttggttGGTGGGAAATCATTAGATAACAGATTGACCACTATGAATAGTAGCTGTTCTGTGGTAGTAGGTGTGTAgactttatttgaaatattgtctAGATATAGTTGACACCTAGATACTTTTAAACCATGTACAGCTCTCGCAATCTGGAAGGCGGAATAATCGGAGTTCAAATATGCACATGTGGCCTATGTTAAAGTGTAACTATACGACACACGCagcgacaaaaagtttggcgggAACTATATCTCTATTACTTTCCTAGTTATAAGTAAATGAACGTGACTCTGTGAGTCTGACCATCGCAACACGAAGCTGATTGTTTACTCGATCGTTACTCGTGTTTCAATATGCAGACaggttataataaaattatggccTCGTGTGCATCTACtttgaagtaggtatataaaacccATAGGTTAGATGGATTAACAGAATAGTGCCTAAATTAAGCaatcaggcgttactttgcggaaatcTCGGACATAAAATGTTAACATATAACATATAGGTATAACATAAAATGCTAGTTAAGTGTGTGCGGGTTCGATTTAGATCAGACAATTTACTAATTTGTTTAAATCATCAACATAGCGCTCTcacagccaatttcttcatcaaaagtaaaattcaaagtaaaaatcaaagtaatgtctaaagtaacaGTAACGGTAAAATTCGCTTTTTCTAggtattagttttgctgtcactttagcctcgaaaaaacgattttgaccgttacttttactttagaaattactttgacttttatgtttgatgaagaaactggccgtaagccTTCTAGCCGCAAAAATAATAAGGGTGGCAAAAGGGTCAACTTTTTCCCACAAAAGCGAGTCAGGTAAGCAGGCAGAATTACCCACCTAAACACTGCAGCCTGACAAGACAATACCGGCGTGGGCGCATAATTACGCAAGTAATAAGCACATAATTTTCTCGTCGTTCGTGTTCCTACTTCATTAGCTAGGTTTTCCGTGTATTTATGCGATCCATTGTGTCGCGATGCTCTCGTTTCGATGGCTGTCATAACGCATGGGAGCCGAGCGCGGAACTCTTACGTATCGATTAGAAGTGCTTCTCGATATTAACGGATTATCGATAAATCGATAGCGGGAAAAGGTCGTGAGATTAGTACTTGTCTATAATACTTAGGGAGGTACAGGCACAGTATCTATCTATTTCGCGAGATTCAATATAGGCAATACAAGCGTTAACAGAGTTACATACATGCACTAATTTCCCAGCGcgattaacaataaataaacatctgtCGATACACTGCCGGCCAACCATCTCTAACCTCATTATTTTTTGAGTCGGACAAGATCCCACTACGCCTgctctaataaaaaaatctatcgtGCTCTGTGGGAACTTGAGATTTTGCCACCTGTGCGCATATTTTGTATTCCGAACGAATTCGTTTTGGCGCGTCGAATCACGCCCATAACAGAAAATGCAGTTTTTATTGTAAAGATACATAAATAAGTGAAGATAATGTTTATCTATGTTTTAAGGTCTTTACCAATGATTGATAAACGAGGTGAACCGAGTAGATTGATGTTGTACCTAGGTAACGTTATTTTTGGCGTGATTTGAGTTTCCGATATAAACAATTCGACAgttgtacctaagtacttaatttaaatgGGTAATTATTTCACACataattttttgataattaaacCGGGTGATGTGTAGAAGCAAAGGTAGAATTATAATAGCCGATCCTGCTACAACGACTAAAGTATGAAACTAAAACATTTCCTTCCAGTAGTAAACCTATTAATCTTACTtccgtattataataaaacaatcctCAGCATCCAAATCTCACCTACATCCGTATAGAGTAAAAAATCGGCGGGGTGTGGGAATCGCGGGCAGATGCGGTATGCAGCGCTCCGCGGCATGTGGCTACACAATGCATTGGCATACATAAGAATATGCCAGAAGGTTCAAAGGAAATACAGGTTCTAGTATTTCTTCGTTTTCGAAATAGGAATGCACGTTCTAATTGATTGTTTAGGTACTTTAGCTTTAGTAAGTTTAGCTTTACAGCTAGCCAGAGTTTGAAATCTGCCTACAGGCCAAGAATAAGCTGAGCGTGCAACGAAAATTGACGTATGTTTTTCAAATAACCGTCAATAGACAATTTTAtggtccgattttttttaattgtattttttacaggttaaaaaatacttatgtaagttTTCGTATGTCACGCAAATTGGACCTTCtgtgctatattttttaaataaatagaatatatgTATAGGA belongs to Helicoverpa armigera isolate CAAS_96S chromosome 6, ASM3070526v1, whole genome shotgun sequence and includes:
- the LOC110381153 gene encoding sentrin-specific protease 1 isoform X1, which translates into the protein MKSVVAYVRSLLGWCDETPPIRTSFKRDRADDDLSSDDETPALKRLKQLKRTSFPDIMSANDEWSKDERQSKNVRYVPIQIEGHASTSTPNESLNKSRVRTVPIKLVGLTENGPATPLRKPRKHTPVRPVIHDIHAVLDDENDEQEVTWLESKPENTSKKPTPVYIDLDDDDENDHNHQEDDVIFVKRVTTPPPTRPYKYFLAKSGQDVTDRAEEEPKYYKLSRKPNDRSMLNLSPRTYSKFKAPPGITKSYKKAPTPLPRWLQTAKPTTSNLSSFARNRFLNGNARSTLSEVFNLDEKRNYQELIRRVQTSIKPLSVNRSLDIVNLAEDAASFRRTQRTQKNALNEIKLVEKGLVASRDSDASKEYDPITVASINSSDSEVEIVPSESSTTSSQKIDPINTLKDSYRDKAITSGDWLSRLDSKYKKKKQETQAKLKDARRESDIISKVNNEQKIAQLEHKLKYELSIPESIYEEPQPTVELPALTPEQEKLVNRALGPGPPGQLLVEKFNLRIHRRDLQTLSGLNWLNDEVINFYMNLLMQRSEERKDLPKVYATNTFFYPKLMQSGQAGLRRWTRKVDIFAHDLLVVPVHLGVHWCVALVHMRSRRVHYLDSMGGRNQPCLDALLQYLRDEHQDKKGTPFDDSGWKTECLRDIPQQMNGSDCGMFACTFAEFSSRGAAYSFSQAHMPYLRRKAALEILTGRLLL
- the LOC110381153 gene encoding sentrin-specific protease 1 isoform X2, translating into MFRIPLKVASKFWKADDDLSSDDETPALKRLKQLKRTSFPDIMSANDEWSKDERQSKNVRYVPIQIEGHASTSTPNESLNKSRVRTVPIKLVGLTENGPATPLRKPRKHTPVRPVIHDIHAVLDDENDEQEVTWLESKPENTSKKPTPVYIDLDDDDENDHNHQEDDVIFVKRVTTPPPTRPYKYFLAKSGQDVTDRAEEEPKYYKLSRKPNDRSMLNLSPRTYSKFKAPPGITKSYKKAPTPLPRWLQTAKPTTSNLSSFARNRFLNGNARSTLSEVFNLDEKRNYQELIRRVQTSIKPLSVNRSLDIVNLAEDAASFRRTQRTQKNALNEIKLVEKGLVASRDSDASKEYDPITVASINSSDSEVEIVPSESSTTSSQKIDPINTLKDSYRDKAITSGDWLSRLDSKYKKKKQETQAKLKDARRESDIISKVNNEQKIAQLEHKLKYELSIPESIYEEPQPTVELPALTPEQEKLVNRALGPGPPGQLLVEKFNLRIHRRDLQTLSGLNWLNDEVINFYMNLLMQRSEERKDLPKVYATNTFFYPKLMQSGQAGLRRWTRKVDIFAHDLLVVPVHLGVHWCVALVHMRSRRVHYLDSMGGRNQPCLDALLQYLRDEHQDKKGTPFDDSGWKTECLRDIPQQMNGSDCGMFACTFAEFSSRGAAYSFSQAHMPYLRRKAALEILTGRLLL
- the LOC110382072 gene encoding dTTP/UTP pyrophosphatase isoform X1, with product MLEPIMQILNQKSIILASASPSRKELVRTIGLKVTLCPSLFEENLDPKSFNSFSEFVEETALQKVLEVEKRLLSEGKRPDVVIGADTMVTLGKEMFGKPTSEADAFNMLSRLSGRGHTVYTGVVVKTQHKTVKFTEKTDVFFGNVDDKQIKGYIATGEPMDKAGGYGIQGVGGTFVERVEGDYFTVVGLPLYRLSSVLYDMFKDQI
- the LOC110382072 gene encoding dTTP/UTP pyrophosphatase isoform X2, coding for MLQPVMHILKQKSIILASGSPRRKELIENIGLKVTLCPSLFEENLDPKSFNSFSEFVEETALQKVLEVEKRLLSEGKRPDVVIGADTMVTLGKEMFGKPTSEADAFNMLSRLSGRGHTVYTGVVVKTQHKTVKFTEKTDVFFGNVDDKQIKGYIATGEPMDKAGGYGIQGVGGTFVERVEGDYFTVVGLPLYRLSSVLYDMFKDQI